AAGAGGAGTGGGAGGCGGCAGTGGAAGCCTATGATATTGAAGCATGGGATTAAATAGCATTTTTAGTCCCTTCTCCCCAGTGAGGGTGTTCTGAAGCTGCTGCAAGAAATAGCTGGGTTAGAGTTATGGCACAATCCAGCTTCCCCCTTTGAAAAAGGGGGATTGAGGGGGATTTTTACAAGCAAATAAAGCGGAGATGGCTCAAAACCACGATCACTTTAAATCCCCCCTAGCCCCCCTTTATTAAAGGGGGGAACAGCTTTTGCGACACTTCTTTGGGAGAGGGTTAGGGGGAGAGTAGTAATAAAATGAATGTTAAACTAGCACTTGCCAATGCTGAAAAGGAATTAGCGAAATTAGAAAAAGCCAAAGCTTCTGAAATGGCGATTGCTGCTGTGGATGTGGCTGGTTTGATAGACCCAACCCCGGCCTCTGACTTGGTGGGAGCGGGGATGAGTTTTGCCCGTGGGGATTTTTTAGGTGGTGCTTTATCGTTGGTGTCCGTTATCCCATATGTGGGAGATGCAATTGCTAAGCCGTTAAAAGCAGGACGTACGGCGAGTAAAGTATTAAAAATTGGCAAGAAAATTGCCAAAATGCGTGCCCGAATTAAACAGCTAAAAAAACTAGAAAAAGTAGCAGAAATTGCTGCGCAAAAAGCGGGTAAAGTAATTGGGCAAGTTTCTGATCAGGTAGGTAATTTGGCCGGGCAGGTTGGCAAGGTTGCTAATCAAGCCGAACAAGC
This DNA window, taken from Spartinivicinus poritis, encodes the following:
- a CDS encoding DUF6531 domain-containing protein encodes the protein MNVKLALANAEKELAKLEKAKASEMAIAAVDVAGLIDPTPASDLVGAGMSFARGDFLGGALSLVSVIPYVGDAIAKPLKAGRTASKVLKIGKKIAKMRARIKQLKKLEKVAEIAAQKAGKVIGQVSDQVGNLAGQVGKVANQAEQAVGKAASKMSGMVGDALGKVKGQFKKQKKGKCESCDFSAKQSKQQKAAAAKQKPEVKTNKASGENGNGQKVPSNDKTCTNGCPISMVAGEELLEQTDFVLSGLLSFSWNRTYRTSNNKAAELGTGWTT